TCGTATATAACCCAAGTGATGTTGCGCCTCGTTTTCGGGCAACTCGGTCGGCATAGCAAACAAGTTGCCTGGCGATACCCTGTCGGCGAAACTCGTTGAGGACAGCTAGTCCCACTATCCGAAGGACATCTTCTTCTGAGTAGAGGCCTATCACACCTACGTTCTGACCTTCGACTGTAGCGATTACATCAATGCGATCTCCACCAATGTTTCCTATCGGGTCTCGACTTCGATCATCTATGGGGCGATAGATGTGCCGAACTGTTGCAAATGCCTTTTCTCGGATTTCGTTCGCGAGGGTCTGATCGTTCACGGTAGTTTGGCGAACGGAAATCAGCAATGCATTTGCTCCAAAATTCTACTGCAGCACCGGTAATTCGTTCGGTTTTCGTTCAGGACGCTGCGGTGGTTCCGCATCGTCAAAACGTTGATCCGTATCGAGGTCGACGATGGGCCGGTTTTTCTTAGGAGCCCCGAACAAGGTCAGTTTGGCCGTTTCCATCAGTCCGCGTAGCGAAGAGAACGTGGCATCCACGGCACTTGGTTCATAGCCGCTGTGGACCATGCAATTGGCACACTTGGGGTTGCCACTTTTCGTGCCGTAGTTGTCCCACTCGACGGCTTCCAACAGTTCGGCAAAGGTTTGTGTGTGCCCTTCGTCGACCAGATAGCAGGGCTTCTGCCAGCCGAAGATGTTGTAGGTCGGGTTGCCCCAGGGGGTGCATTCGAGGTCGTAGTTCCCCTTGAGGAACTCGACGAACAGAGGGCTTTGATTGAACTGCCAGGCCTTCTTGGGTGCTGACAGGATCTCGCGGAACAGGCGATACGTTTGATTTCGTTTCAGGAAGTGATCCTGGTCCGGTGCCTTCTCGTAGCTGTAGCCAGGGGAAAGCATCATCCCTTCAACGCCCAACGCCATCATCTCGTCGAAGAAGCCTCGAATGCGTTCCGGCTTGGCTCCATCGAACAGTGTGGTGTTGGTCGTAACGCGAAAGCCTTGCTTGAGGGCTGCTTTGATCGCGCTAACGGCGATGTCGTACGTTCCTTCCCGGCAGACGGCATGGTCGTGCTCTTCACGAGGACCATCCATGTGAACCGAAAAGGTGAGGTACTTGCTCGGCGTGAACTGCGAAAGGGACTTCTCCAGCTTCAATGCGTTCGTGCAGAGGTAAATGTACTTCTTGCGTTTGACCAGCCCTTGAACGATCTCCGGCATCTGCGGGTGCAGAAGAGGTTCGCCGCCGGGAATACTGACAATCGGAGCTCCGCATTCGTCCACGGCCTGAAAGCATTGTTCCGGGGTGAGCTGTTTGCGCAGGATTTCGACTGGGAACTGAATCTTCCCGCAGCCGGCGCACGCCAGGTTACAGCGGAACAGGGGTTCCAGCATGAGCACCAGTGGGTAACGCTTACGACCTAGCAGCTTTTGTTTGAGGACGTACGACGCGACGGTCCACATTTGCGAGATAGGGACACTCATCGCGATCCTTCTTTCATTTCACTCGTTTTCTTCGCCCATGTGGCCAAGGCCAGCAGCGGGAAGTAAATGCGGTAATAGTGGTAGCGGAGATAGAAGACCTGGGGGAAGCCAGTGCCGGTGTAAGGCGCTTCGTCCCAGGTGCCATCTTCCTTCTGCGTGGAAAGCAGGTAGTTGATCCCCTTGCGAACGGCATCGCTATCTTCGTGCCCCGCCGCAGTCAGCCCCAGCAGCGCCCAGGCCGTTTGCGATGGGGTCGGGGTGCCGATTCCTTTGAGGTTGGGGTTCTCATAGCTGTCGCACGTCTCGCCCCAGGCCCCGCATTGCTGCTGGGTATCGATCAGCCACTGGGCACCCCGCCGAACCGCTTCGTCATCGGTCGGAATGCCCACGGCTGTCAGGCCCACCAGGCACTGCCAAGTGCCATAGACATAATTGACGCCCCAGCGACCAAACCACGAGCCATCTTCGTACTGGTTATCTCGGATGTAGGTGATCGCTTTGCGAACGACGTCACCCAACTTACCGCGACTGTGCTGAGTTACGCCGAGAAGGCCGTACGCTTCGATCACGCGGGCCGACAAATCGGGCCAACTCGGGTCGATCATGGCGTTATGATCGGCGAAGGGGACCTTGCACAGGAACTCGGCGTCGTTGTTCTTATCGAACGCTCCCCAGCCGCCGTCGTGGTTCTGCATCTCAGCGCTCCAGGCCAACGCTCGCTTGGTGGCACCAGAGACTTTATCGAGCAGCAAGGCCTGGTTGACGGCGTCTTCAGCCGAGACCTTGTTCGAGGTCGTCACGATCGTGGTGTTTTCCCACGATTGGCCTGGATGCACTTCCAGCGAAACGCCACACTCGGCCAACTGTTCTTGCAGGGCCATCAACGCCATCGCCGTGTCGTCGAGATCGGGATAGAACTCGTTGTTGAATTCAAAGTACCACCCGCCTGGCTCGCAGCGGACGTTGTTGGTCCAGTCTCCCTGGTCTCGGACTTCCTTGGAAAGCATCCAGTCGATCGCTTTCCGCATCCGGGGCTCGTCGGCCCCATGTCGGGAAGCGGCCAACGCTCGCAGGGTGATCGTCGTGTCCCAGACGGGGCTTTTGCACGGCTGAATACGTGTTGTCTGGTTCTCGTCATCATGGAGCATTAGCTTGTCGATCTCGTTCCAGCAGAACTGGACTGCTTCGTGATCGTCGTCATAGCCAAGTGCTTTGAAGGCGACGATGCTCCAGAGAACAGGCGGGAAGATGGCCCCCAGACCATCGCTCTTGGGCATGCGATCGAGGACCCACTTTTCGCACAGCTTAAGTGCTCGCGAGCGTAGTGGACGAAGACGCAGTTTCTCGATCTGCTTCAGGAAGCTATCTGCCGTGCGGAAGAAGCGATCCCAGGTGAACAGACCTTTCGCTTTCTCTTGCCCTGGACAGCGAAGTTCCGGCCATTGGTGCGGCGGATTGATGAACAGTTCTTTGATCGAGTACTCTTCCGAGCGATCGACGACCGGTCGCAGTGCCCAGCAGATGGCCAGCGGAATGAAGATCGTGCGCGACCAACTGCTCATGCGGTAGATGTTCAGAGGGAACCAGTTGGGCAGCAGGATCATCTCGGGTGGAATGGCCGGACAGATCTCCATCGGGATCTGCCCCAGAAGAGCCAGATACAACCGGGTGAAGCTGTTCACGGCATCGGCCCCGCCTGCTTCCAGGATCGCATCGCGGGCTTTGACCATGTAATCGGCCGATGGTTTGTGTCCCGTCAGCTTCAGGGCGAAGTAAGCTTTGACGCTCGAACTGATGTCGATCTTCGCTTCCGGGTACTGAGCCCAGGTACCATCTTCTCGCTGCTGCTCGTGCAGCTTCTTGGAGACCCGCTTGGCGATGTCCGATTCTTCGCGACCGGCCCAGGCCAGCAGTAGCAGGAACTCGCTTTGCAGGATGGAATCCCCTTCCAACTCGGCACACCAGTATCCCTCTGCGGCTTGCTGTGAGAGAAGCCAGTTCGAGGTCCGCTCCATCGCAGTGGCAATTGTGGGAGCGTTACCGGCACGCTGCGACGCATCGCCGTCGGGGCACCGGTCTCGGGCGAGTGAGGAGGATCCATCCATCATGGCTAATTCATTGCCGACTAAGGGGGAAAATCGGTTTGTCCAAGCCTTCAGCCTAAGCCAGAACGACAAACGGAGCAAGCCAGACCTACGGGCCACTTGCCGGCAACACGCGATAAATGACCACTGTGGGGTTCTCTGGATTGCCTAGTTGATACTCGGCCGGCTCCAGGATGCCCTGGCTCTCCATTTGCGCAAACAATTCGCGGGTAACATCACTGGGAAAACCGTAGTTTCCCGGGCTGCGGAAACGCTCGATTTCGCCCCAGTGAACGTAGATCCATGCGATATTGGCTTCTGCCAGGTGAGCCTGACGCTGCTGCTTGGTCATGTCGACCAACTGCTGCATCGTCGAGTCGTTGAAGCAGGTGTGGTAGAAGACCGGCGGCTGTAAGTAAAAGAGTGCCGCATCTCCCGTTGCCAGAACGGCATCGCCCGGGGGAACGTTCTCGTTTAGAAAAGCGACTGCCTCCGAAGTGTGAGACTTGGCGAGGGCGTCGAGGGAGACGAACACCCTCGGATCGAGCTTGATCGACTGGGTTTGATTCACCAGCATGAACCCGACCAGCAAGCCAAGCCCCAGCCAAATGCGTAGAGCCACCCTTCCGGCCACAAACGGAGCAAGCTTCTGAGCTCCGATGCCCGCCAACAAGCAGCCCAGCGGTATCGCCGGAATGAGAAAACGTTCTAGACGGTGCGATAATCCCCACCACACGATCCAGCACACGGCCAGCAAGACTACCAGTGGGATGACAAGCTTTCGATCGTGGTAAAAGAGCCCGCAGATGGCCAACGGAACGATAATCATCCCGGCCCAGGGGCTGCGGCCGAATGGTGTCATGATTCCACTGAATAGTTGGTTGATGGAATAGCGGTTGCCGTCGGCATTCTTGGGAACCTGGTGCGCACGATTCCACTGCTGGATCTGATCTTCCGAGCGGACGTCGGTCGGAAAGACGTTGCCTGCCAGGGGAAAGACAGGGTTGCCGGTATCAATCGCGTTTCGCATCAGCCACGGGGAAATGGCCACCGTGACGGCGACCACATGCATCACCAGCAATCGCCAATCGGTACGAACGGCGAAGATCCACAGGCCGAAAACCGGCAGCACCACCACCAGCAGGGCAGGGTACTTCACGCTGAATGCCATGCCGGCCATCAGTCCAGAAAGGATTGCCAGCCCGTCACGGTGTTCTTCTTTGGAGGGGTCGTTCAAAACGATCAGCACAGGATACGTAGCTGCCAGGGTGAAGAACGCCCAGACGCCGTCGACCAGCCCGGTTCCACTTTGGTAGGTGAGCCAAGGAACCGCAATCGCCGCAAGTGCCGCGGCGCGGCCACCCCAGACCCCAATCAATCGTTTGCCGGCTCCATACAAAAGACCTGCCGTTAGCAGCGTGAACAGACCGATGATCAGCTTGCCCACCAATGCCCCAGTCAGCCAGCCCTGTGGGCCGGTTAGGAAGATCATCGGCAGCAAGGCCCACATTTCCGCTCCCATGGGCATGCCGCTGTAGACATTGTTGGGCAGCATGCGGATCTGACCGATGATGTGCCACTCTTTGGGAACCAGCAGGTGATATTCCAGAACGTCGTATTCGTACGGTGGCAAAATCGATACGCCTACAATGAAAAGGCACAGCGGAGCCGCTGCCAATAGCCACCACCAAGATTCCCCCTCAGGCTGCTTCGTCTCGGCCTCTTCCGCATCAGCTTCGCTCTCGCGTGGTGCGAAGAGTTGCTTCTTCCAAGCCGAGCCGAGCGTGACGAATAAAATGGCCAGCGAAAGGACGATCGACAGCGGTCGATGCAGTAGGCCACACATCCCCAGCACTGCGGTAGACCACGAGAGTACTGTCAGTCCGATCGCCAGCCGCAGCACGATGCCGTCGACGCGACCAAAGAAATCGAGCAGTTTCAAGCGAGCTAAAAGAAACTCACCCAGGGCATAGCTGAACAGCAGCATGACCCCCGCAATGAGTGTTACCCCGAGTCGATCGAGCAGGCCCAGCGGCATATCACCCCCGCCAAACCAGAAGCTGATGGTCTCTGGCAGCAGTAGTAGGCCTGTCTGCACCAGTGTGCCCCGGGTGGGCAGAAAGGGCGTTTCCCCCGGTGGTGGTGCCGGCCAAGGCATGGGGACGGAAAAATACCATAGGGCATAGACTACCGCACCCACGACGAATATCCACACGCATAGCGGGGCTTCCCACGGGGAGGAAGCGTCCTGAGACGGGCGTTCAGTGCGTTTTTTGCGAGACACCGGGCGATTAGCTTTGATGGGCTGACGTGGCCGGTCCGGCCAACTATGCTAAGCTTCTTGAATCAGTATTTACCTGCACCAAGCATGGCCCGTAAATTCTAACGGGTTTCCTGCCCCCTCGCCTAACCCCCGTGCTGCTCGGATTGAATTCATGGCCGCTTCCTCAACGCGACTTTCCGGAATCTTTACCCCCAATATTGTTCCGCTGGATGCCCATGGCGACATTCACGAGGCTGAACTGCGACGATACGTCGACTGGCTGATCGAAAAAGGGGTTCACGGCCTCTATCCCAACGGCTCGACAGGGGAGTTCTTGCGATTCACGGTGGAGGAACGTCGCCGGATTATCGCCATCATCGCCGATCAAACCCGGGGACGTGTGCCGATTCTGGCGGGTGCCGCCGAGGCGAACGTCAAGGAAACGCTCAAAGCGTGCGAAGCCTACCACGAGATGGGTTGCCGGGCGGTGGCGATTGTTTCGCCGTTTTACTACAAGCTGAGCCCCTCGGCCGTTTATGCCTACTTCAAGGAAATCGGCGACAATACACCCATCGATGTCACCCTGTACAACATTCCGATGTTTGCCTCGCCGATCGACGTGCCAACTGTCCGCCGCCTGGCCGAAGAGTGCCCGCGGATTGTGGCGATTAAAGACTCGTCCGGCGACCTGCCGCACATGATGCGGATGATCTCGGCCGTTCGACCTGTGCGACCCGACTTCAGTTTTATGACCGGTTGGGACGCGGCCCTGATGCCGATGCTATTGATCGGCTGTGACGGCGGTACGAATGCCACCAGTGGCGTAGTGCCGGAAATCACGCGTCGGTTGTACGACCTGACACTGCTGGGCCGAATCGATGAAGCTCGCGACCTGCAGTATCGGTTGCTGACGCTGTTCGATGCGATGATCCAGAACTGCGAGTTCCCCGAAGGCTTCCGTGCCGCACTCGCCCTCCGCGGCTTCAAGCCAGGCAGCGGCCGCCAACCCCAATCGGCCAGCCAAAAGCTGGAAGTGGAAATCCTGCGGAAAGAACTGCAGTGCCTCCTTTCGGCCGAAGGGTTCGTGAACGAGCCGGTTGGCGGCTGCCCGGCAGGACAGCAGGCATCGACCAATCCCGACGATGTCGCACGCATTGTTGCGGGAGTCGTCGAAGAACTGCGACGTCTGGGCCTGGCCACTTAATTCAGCGGTAAATCTGCGTGTTCTTTCTGAAAACGGAACACTGAAAACTTCACGCTACTTACAAAAAAGGGCGTCTCGAAACCGAGACGCCCTTAGCCCTCCTGGGAATTGGATCGTTAGGGAAGCACGTATCGGAAGCTGTTACGGATCGGCTGCCCTTCGGTGTAAACCTTCGGTTGGCCGAGCAGGCCGCGTCCGACGTACGAGTTGTTGTTCATCGGGATGATCGGCAGCACGGGGCGGAATGCGGTGCGATCGACCGGGTAAACGGTGGCGTTAGGAACCGGGACGGTGCCAGTGACAACGGGGGCCGCAATGACCGGCGGGTTGTCGTAGGCGATCGTCGTGACGGGGCGATTCACAACCACCGGGCTTCCAACCGTCGTTACTGGAGCCGGATAGGTGATGGGGGAGTTGTACTGAACTCGCTGCACGCCGTTGTTTATCGAGTGCCATGGGTTCGGGTTCACAGGCTCGACGTAGTAAGAAGTTTGCGTCTCGTAGGCGGGATACTCGACGCGGCGAACTTCCTGCTGCTGGATTGGCTGTGGGTTGTCATAAATGACGGTCCGCGGCTTGCCAGAGTACTGCACGATGGTCTCTTGCGATTGGGTTTCCACAACCGTCCGCGAGGGAGTTTCCACTGGTTGCCCCACGTACGTCCGCAGTACCGTTTCCCCCTGGTTGATCGGCGTGATGGCGGAGGCACGCTGCACGGTGTTCGAGGGGGAGGCCGTTCCGTTCGAGGACGACAGCTCAATCGCCCCCGGTTCTTTCAGGTCACCTGGGGCCGCCATACGAGTCATGGGGCGGTCTTCGTTGTAGGTGGCGTCGACCCATTTGATTGTCGGTTCATCCTGGGCATAAAGCAGGGCAGGGGCCGCAAACATAACGCAGGCGGCAAGCGTGGTCGTCCTGAACATGGGAACCTTCTTTCTTCTCACAGGGTCATTTGGGGAACGCTCTTTCATATTGCAACCGCTATGCCGAGAAGGCAAATAATTCGCTACCAGGCCCTGACAGCATCCCCAGCCGTCAATGCCAGCAAGACCGCGCAAGTCGAACATGTGGAATTGGTTGCAAACGATACCGCGTGGCTAAAAACGAGTGGAAATGGTGATTTGCCAGCGTGAGGCCACTCTGCACAAGACTAGCGTTGTTGTAAGTGTTACAACGTCGTTCGCAGGTTTGTACCGAGTAACTGACGGACAGCCACTCACTCGTTGGTTCTACTCCGGCCAAGCACGGTTAGGTATCCGCTTCGATTTCCGCCGCGAGTGCTTCCGGATTTTTGCCCAAGAAGAATAGCGTTCCGATCATCGCCCCGATACCCAAAACGTGGCACACATAGACCGGCACGCCATACGCGACGGGAACGGTCCCCAGGATGATCGATAGCACGGCCCCCAGAAACGCATAGGGCATTTGCGTACGAACATGGGCCATATGATCGCAGCCGCAACTTTGCGACGACAGAATTGTCGTATCGGAAATAGGGGAGCAATGATCGCCGAAGATCGCCCCTGCCAATACGCTGCCGACGACCGAAAGCAGGACCGGATCGGCTATGTCTAAGGTTTCTCCGTTTCCGGTCAACATGCCGGCCGACAGGGAGACAGAAAGGGGCACGAGTATCCCCATCGTGCCCCAGCTGGTACCGGTCGAAAATGCCACGGCTGCCGCCAATACAAAGACGGTCGTGGGAAGCATTTCGATCGGTAAATTAGTTTCCAATAGTTGCTTCAAATATCCGGCCGTGTTTAGCCCGTTGAGGGTCATCACACCGGTATCTTCGTCGAAAGTCGGAGGCTCAGTCTGGGCTGCCAGCGAGGCCGCCAGCCACAGGATCAACAAGGCCGGAAGCATCGCGCGGAAGCCCTTCAGGATCGCCCGTCCCATTTGGCCAGTGGAAAGTAGTCGCTGAGGTGCAATGAGCAGGATCGCCACGGCCAGGCTCACTGCTGAGCCGTAGAGAAGTGCTTTGTAAGAATTACCCTCGCCAATGATTTGCAACAGCGAAGGTTCGGCTGCTTCACTGGCCGATGCCTGGTAGCCGGTCCAATACAGAATCGCCACCACGGCGGACAGCATGGTACCCACCGGTATCGCTGCATTGAGCCAGCTCGAACTTTCCGGCAATAGTCCTTCCTCTTCGGATGGCGAGCTGGCAGCCGGACCTTGGCTGAGCATGGTTACTTCGGCCTTGAGCATGGGGCCAAAGTCGCGGCGAGTCATCGCGACCAGCGGAACCAAGAGCAGCGCCCACCACGAGTAAAAGCGATACGGGATGCTTTCGACGAACAACAGGAACGCATCGGGTTTTTCGGGGCCGGCAATTTGGTTGATCCCTTCTTCGATGAAGCTGATTTCCGTTGCGACCCATGTCGAAATCAACGCCAGGCCAGCGACCGGTGCGGCGGTCGAATCGACGATGTAGGCGAGCTTTTCGCGGGAGATTCTCAGGCGATCGGTCACTTCTTTTAGTGTTCCACCCAAGAGAAGCATGTTGGCGTAGTCGTCGAAGAAGATCGCCAGTCCCATGACCCAGCCGGTGACCTGACCTTTAAGCCGTGTATCCGCGAAGCGAACGATCAAGTTCACCAGGCCACGCATGCCGCCGGACGCGGACACAACGCCAATCATCCCGCCGGTCAGAAGGGTGAAGAGATAGACCTGAACTTTATCCCAGTCGGTGGCTTTTACCCACAGATAGTCGGCACATGCCGACCACAGCCCAGTGATAGGATTTCCGTTTTGTAGGATGATGGCCCCTGCGAGGATGCCCACCAGCAATGAAAGAAGTGTTCGCCGCGTAAGAATCGCCAGGGCAATCGCAACCAACGGAGGAACCAGGCTCAACCATCCGAAAGGGTGCGGATCCATCCGTTACTCACTCTCGCAATTGATTTTCGGCGACAAGGGAATTTCCAAAACGATCCGAGCCCCTGGGCCATACGCCGTATCGACATAGGTATCGCCCCCGTGGGACTGAGCGATCGTCCAGCATTTGGTGAGCCCAAAACCCAAGCCACGGCCAGCTTCGCGCCCGCTATGAAAGGGATCGAATATAATCTCTGCCTGTTCGTCTGGAATGCCAGGGCCGTCATCCTGGACGGCGATCGTTGCGACGTCGTCTTCGGTGGCCAGCGTAACCTCGATCTTCCCGCCGGTCTTGAGTGCTTCCAGGGCATTGCGCACCAGCGCACCAATTGCCAGCAAGATTAAGTTGGCATCGGCGGTCAGGCGGATCTCACTCTTGGTCGGAACGAGTGTCAACTGCGTCTCTTGCAATTTCGCTTGAGGAAGCATCTGACTGATCGCACTAGAAGCGATCTCGCCCAGCAGGCATTCGCTAAGCTGCGGCTGCGGCGGTCGGGCAAACAGCATCAAGTCGGCGATCATCTCGTGCCCACGCATGGCTTGGGCATAGATGGTGGCCAGTTCATGCCGACGATCCGGATCGGTTTCGCCGACTAGAAGGGCCTGGGCGCGACTGGCAATGTTGGCCAACGGGTTATTGATCTCGTGACTGGCCCCGTAGGCGAGACGCTTCAGGCTTTTCAGTTTCTCGTTGCGTAGGTCACGTTCCGATTCGATCGAGTCGGCCATAGGAGGAGATCATATCATCCCGTGAGGTGCGAGCTGTGAGACGCTTCGCACCGAGGTCGCATTTCTGGTGCGATTCGCCACGCTCCTCGCACCTTACGGAATTCCTGGAGCTTAGGAATTCACCGATTCCATATCCAGCATGTTGCAGGCCTTGTCGACCAATGCTTCGACCGAGAACGGCTTCTGCATGAATTCGTTGGCACCACAGGCCATCAGGTCGGCGACCTTGTCTTGTTCGATCATGCCAGAGATGCACAGGATTTTGACGTCTTCCATCGTCTTGTCCATGCGAACGCGTTGGCAGACTTCCTTGCCGTTGATATCCGGGAGCATGATGTCCAGCACGACGATGTCAGGGTGGAATTCCTTGACCAGCATACCGGCGTCGAAGCCGTTGTTGGCGGTACGCAGTTCGAAGCGGCCGTCGCGTTCAAATGCATCGACCAGCAGTTCGACCAGATCGACGTCGTCGTCGACGATCAGGGCCTTACGCTTGCCACTTTCCAGAGCGTCGGTAGGGATGCCGTTTTCACGCATGAAGTTGTAAAGCTGATCACGCGGGATGCGACGGAACCGGCTGCCTGGGACGCGAAATCCTTTCAATTGCCCCGAGTCGAAGCAACGAATAATGGTCTGTTGACTGACCTTGCAGATCTTCGCTGCTTCACCGGTGGTAAAGACTGTTTTCATGTGCTGTCATCCTATCCCTAGCGTGTTTGGCTACCAATGCGATAAGTGAGTTTGGAGGCCGCCACGTTGTCCTGAGCATCCTCGCGCTCCGCGCATCCGTGTCAAACGAGTACATCCCGTTTAAAACTCTGATTTTCTGGAAGGTGTGTAATCGTTGCACCCCACGATAAATGAGTATTTCCGCTCTTCATCCGGATATACCCTGTTTACCGAATTTGCCAGATGCCGGAATTATACTGTCCTAAATTGCCACGTCAAGATTGATGTCGATGGCGCAAGTTTAGACACGACAACAGTTTGTGACACAAAGTGAAACCCTGGCCAATATTTTGCCTAATCACAATCCAAAAGCTTTCAAGGGCAAGCATTCCGGAATTTGGAGACTTTTTGACGGCTTGCTAGTGATAGCAACCCTATCAGTATCCCCAAGTTAGGAGGATTTCGCACCCATCCGACCATCCAGATAAACCAGTAGCAAAGCGATGTCGGAAGGGGTGATTCCGCTGATTCGCTCGGCCTGAGCAACTGAGGTAGGGCGGATCTGGCTGAGCTTCTCGCGAGCTTCGGTTCGCATTTGGGTAAGTCGCGTAAAATCGAAAGACTCGGGGATTCGCTTGTGAGAAAGCCGCTTTTGTCGCTCGACCTCGACTTGCTGGCGAGCGATGTACCCTTCATAGCGAATGTCGTACGTGACCTGCAGAGCCGCTTCGTCCGTGGTTTCTTTGAGCGATGGTGCTAGCTCGCAGACCTGTTCCCACGACGAATCGTTGCGTTTCAGAATGTGAGACAGAAGCGTTCCTTCGTGCCGCGTGCTGCCCAGAACGTCCATAGCGGTATCGATTTGTTGCAGCTTTCGATGGAATGCTTCCCACCGGGCAGGCGGGATCAGACCGCGATCATGGGCCAGCGGTGTCAGGCGACGATCGGCGTTGTCTTGCCGGAGCATCAAGCGGTGCTCGGCCCGGCTGGTAAACATTCGGTATGGTTCGTCGACGCCGCAGGTAACCAGGTCGTCGATCAGCACACCGATATAGGCCTGTTCGCGCCCCAGGACCAACGGTTCTTCGCCACGTCCTTCCAGTGCCGCGTTGATCCCGGCCATCAATCCTTGCGCGGCAGCTTCTTCATAGCCGGTGGTTCCATTGATCTGGCCAGCGAAATAGAGCCCTCTCACTTCTTTCGTTTGCAGCGAAGGCCACAACTGATCGGGCGGGCAGAAATCGTACTCCACTGCATAGCCATAACGCATGATTTGTGCGTTCTCGAGCCCTGGGATCAGCTTGAACATCTCGTCCTGGACATCGCGCGGCAGGCTGGTCGAGATTCCGTTCACGTAGACTTCGCGCGAGTTAAATCCTTCTGGCTCCAGGAAGAGCTGATGCCGGTCTTTATCGGCGAAGCGGACGACCTTGTCTTCGATGCTGGGGCAATAACGTGGGCCACGCGAATCGATCTGTCCGCTATACATTGGGGCACGGCTTAGATTGGCCCGAATCAGGTCATGCACCTTTTCGTTGGTATAGGTGATATGACACGGCATTTGCTCGAGATCGAGCCTTTCGGTCAGGTACGAAAAAGCCTGGGGATCGTCGTCGCCGGGTTGAAGTTCTGTCTGGGTGAAGTCGATCGAATTGTAATTCAGTCGAGCAGGCGTGCCGGTCTTGAAGCGATCGAGCCGAAAGCCAAGCCGGTTCAGGGCGCTGCTGATGCCGCTGGAAGTTCCCTCGCCCCCGCGACCACCTGGGGTTTTCGTTTCGCCGGTGTGCATGATCGCAGACAGAAACGTGCCGGTAGTCAGCACGACACATGGTGCTGCGTAGATGGCTCCGCCATGCACGCTGACGCCGATGATACGCTGGCTGCCATCGATTTCTTCAGTCAGCAGATCACTGACGATCTCTTGCCGCAGGTCGAGATTTGCTTGATCCTCAACCGCTAGTTTGACCCAAAACTGGTAGGCTTTCTTGTCCGCTTGAGCCCGCGGACTGTGCATCGCAGGACCCTTGCGGCGATTCAATAGCCGGAACTGAATACCGGTGGCGTCGATCGCTTGCCCCATGATGCCACCCATGGCATCGATTTCGCGCACGATCTGCCCCTTGGCGATCCCGCCAATCGCCGGGTTACAGCTCATCTGGGCAACCGTGTCGAGATTGGTCGTCAGCAGTGCCGTTTT
Above is a window of Blastopirellula marina DNA encoding:
- the hpnH gene encoding adenosyl-hopene transferase HpnH; translated protein: MSVPISQMWTVASYVLKQKLLGRKRYPLVLMLEPLFRCNLACAGCGKIQFPVEILRKQLTPEQCFQAVDECGAPIVSIPGGEPLLHPQMPEIVQGLVKRKKYIYLCTNALKLEKSLSQFTPSKYLTFSVHMDGPREEHDHAVCREGTYDIAVSAIKAALKQGFRVTTNTTLFDGAKPERIRGFFDEMMALGVEGMMLSPGYSYEKAPDQDHFLKRNQTYRLFREILSAPKKAWQFNQSPLFVEFLKGNYDLECTPWGNPTYNIFGWQKPCYLVDEGHTQTFAELLEAVEWDNYGTKSGNPKCANCMVHSGYEPSAVDATFSSLRGLMETAKLTLFGAPKKNRPIVDLDTDQRFDDAEPPQRPERKPNELPVLQ
- a CDS encoding ArnT family glycosyltransferase, giving the protein MGAVVYALWYFSVPMPWPAPPPGETPFLPTRGTLVQTGLLLLPETISFWFGGGDMPLGLLDRLGVTLIAGVMLLFSYALGEFLLARLKLLDFFGRVDGIVLRLAIGLTVLSWSTAVLGMCGLLHRPLSIVLSLAILFVTLGSAWKKQLFAPRESEADAEEAETKQPEGESWWWLLAAAPLCLFIVGVSILPPYEYDVLEYHLLVPKEWHIIGQIRMLPNNVYSGMPMGAEMWALLPMIFLTGPQGWLTGALVGKLIIGLFTLLTAGLLYGAGKRLIGVWGGRAAALAAIAVPWLTYQSGTGLVDGVWAFFTLAATYPVLIVLNDPSKEEHRDGLAILSGLMAGMAFSVKYPALLVVVLPVFGLWIFAVRTDWRLLVMHVVAVTVAISPWLMRNAIDTGNPVFPLAGNVFPTDVRSEDQIQQWNRAHQVPKNADGNRYSINQLFSGIMTPFGRSPWAGMIIVPLAICGLFYHDRKLVIPLVVLLAVCWIVWWGLSHRLERFLIPAIPLGCLLAGIGAQKLAPFVAGRVALRIWLGLGLLVGFMLVNQTQSIKLDPRVFVSLDALAKSHTSEAVAFLNENVPPGDAVLATGDAALFYLQPPVFYHTCFNDSTMQQLVDMTKQQRQAHLAEANIAWIYVHWGEIERFRSPGNYGFPSDVTRELFAQMESQGILEPAEYQLGNPENPTVVIYRVLPASGP
- a CDS encoding dihydrodipicolinate synthase family protein, which produces MAASSTRLSGIFTPNIVPLDAHGDIHEAELRRYVDWLIEKGVHGLYPNGSTGEFLRFTVEERRRIIAIIADQTRGRVPILAGAAEANVKETLKACEAYHEMGCRAVAIVSPFYYKLSPSAVYAYFKEIGDNTPIDVTLYNIPMFASPIDVPTVRRLAEECPRIVAIKDSSGDLPHMMRMISAVRPVRPDFSFMTGWDAALMPMLLIGCDGGTNATSGVVPEITRRLYDLTLLGRIDEARDLQYRLLTLFDAMIQNCEFPEGFRAALALRGFKPGSGRQPQSASQKLEVEILRKELQCLLSAEGFVNEPVGGCPAGQQASTNPDDVARIVAGVVEELRRLGLAT
- a CDS encoding GNAT family N-acetyltransferase, producing MNDQTLANEIREKAFATVRHIYRPIDDRSRDPIGNIGGDRIDVIATVEGQNVGVIGLYSEEDVLRIVGLAVLNEFRRQGIARQLVCYADRVARKRGATSLGLYTIAETGNVQLFHRLGFIVLHERIAEWCSSTFFEVVHEVEMKRVVPANDEFSNEQGGPGTA
- a CDS encoding terpene cyclase/mutase family protein translates to MMDGSSSLARDRCPDGDASQRAGNAPTIATAMERTSNWLLSQQAAEGYWCAELEGDSILQSEFLLLLAWAGREESDIAKRVSKKLHEQQREDGTWAQYPEAKIDISSSVKAYFALKLTGHKPSADYMVKARDAILEAGGADAVNSFTRLYLALLGQIPMEICPAIPPEMILLPNWFPLNIYRMSSWSRTIFIPLAICWALRPVVDRSEEYSIKELFINPPHQWPELRCPGQEKAKGLFTWDRFFRTADSFLKQIEKLRLRPLRSRALKLCEKWVLDRMPKSDGLGAIFPPVLWSIVAFKALGYDDDHEAVQFCWNEIDKLMLHDDENQTTRIQPCKSPVWDTTITLRALAASRHGADEPRMRKAIDWMLSKEVRDQGDWTNNVRCEPGGWYFEFNNEFYPDLDDTAMALMALQEQLAECGVSLEVHPGQSWENTTIVTTSNKVSAEDAVNQALLLDKVSGATKRALAWSAEMQNHDGGWGAFDKNNDAEFLCKVPFADHNAMIDPSWPDLSARVIEAYGLLGVTQHSRGKLGDVVRKAITYIRDNQYEDGSWFGRWGVNYVYGTWQCLVGLTAVGIPTDDEAVRRGAQWLIDTQQQCGAWGETCDSYENPNLKGIGTPTPSQTAWALLGLTAAGHEDSDAVRKGINYLLSTQKEDGTWDEAPYTGTGFPQVFYLRYHYYRIYFPLLALATWAKKTSEMKEGSR